From Panicum hallii strain FIL2 chromosome 2, PHallii_v3.1, whole genome shotgun sequence, a single genomic window includes:
- the LOC112882720 gene encoding ABSCISIC ACID-INSENSITIVE 5-like protein 2, whose amino-acid sequence MAAMDLEDDEDIWGNTVSSPSASPPQPLAAAAAVSPCGAFISTQLSLNSRLHLLSTAGGSSPVGAGIYAADGGRHHMDLGGGFRNAAASPAPFFSAYNLDPGAGGVAPIDAGAARSVLEDEMCLGPGAAAASTWAGAVVGGSDRRKKRMIKNRESAARSRARKQAYVRELEREVQLLQQENESLRVKYEQLRVSVEVAVPVKKTLQRMPSAPF is encoded by the exons ATGGCGGCCATGGACCTGGAGGACGACGAGGACATCTGGGGGAACACCGTCAGCAGCCCCAGCGCGTCGCCGCCGCAGCCactcgccgcggccgccgcggtcTCCCCCTGCGGCGCCTTCATCTCCACGCAGCTCAGCCTCAACTCCCGCCTCCACCTCCTCTCCACCGCGGGCGGTTCCTCCCCCGTCGGCGCCGGCATCTACGCCGCGGACGGCGGCCGCCACCACATGGACCTCGGCGGCGGCTTCCGCAATGCCGCCGCGTCCCCGGCGCCCTTCTTCTCTGCCTACAACCTCgaccccggcgccggcggcgtcgcGCCCATCGACGCCGGTGCCGCCCGCAGCGTGCTCGAGGACGAGATGTGCCTCGgccccggcgcggcggcggcgtccaccTGGGCCGGCGCCGTCGTCGGCGGCTCCGACCGCCGCAAGAAGCGCATGATCAAGAACCGCGAGTCCGCGGCGCGCTCCCGCGCGCGCAAGCAGGCGTACGTCCGCGAGCTGGAGCGGGAGGTGCAGCTCCTGCAGCAGGAGAACGAGAGCCTCCGCGTCAAGTACGAGCAG CTGAGGGTGTCCGTGGAGGTGGCGGTGCCGGTGAAGAAGACACTGCAGAGGATGCCGTCCGCGCCATTTtga
- the LOC112882049 gene encoding la-related protein 1B-like isoform X2, whose protein sequence is MSPAAGGAAPAQSTVGAAAAAATPAIAAPPETTRAAPRRDPPGQPEGADPANAAARKTVWNVPAPPPASAAAAAGATPGGGGGIIGGDASWPALAESARAWPKSASSDSLKSLSDGSGPSQQEDSSASSVPLPHPGGDVDPIPTGSNPTSTPPPNSTAMASSQRNGSTTQPNPVRRGGSNGGNNGGGSRGNGSNGGRRAANSSGGDGRSGSGGDDNWNEGSLGTGSGCNSSNSNGSSNLSDNVPGGGDGGSGNESSRNAPGNSHWNNNIRGVGVSSSNGTGSGDGNNRNSGGSSNHWNNNPRNSSGSSNGSGGRGGYRGRRDHERGADVQPYPVYLPPIEQFQNMHLVRPPMQPAWAPPQDQPNLQDDIRNQIEFYFSTNNLCHDTFLRRHMNDQGWVPIDLILGFNRMRAFTGLVDTNYILDAICDSELLEVQGNNVRRRNDWVEWLLH, encoded by the exons ATGTCGCCGGCAGCTGgtggcgccgcgcccgcgcaatcgacggtgggggcggcggcggccgccgccacgccggcgATCGCGGCGCCGCCGGAGACCACCCGCGCGGCGCCCCGCCGGGATCCGCCGGGCCAGCCGGAGGGGGCCGATCCCGCCaatgcggcggcgaggaagacggTGTGGAACGTgccggcgccgccccccgcctcggcggcggctgcggcgggggcgacccccggcggcggcggcggcatcatCGGCGGGGACGCCTCGTGGCCGGCGCTCGCGGAgtcggcgcgcgcgtggcccaAGTCGGCCTCGTCCGACTCCCTCAAGTCCCTCTCCGATGGCTCCGGCCCGTCACAGCAG GAGGATTCCAGCGCTTCATCGGTGCCCCTACCTCATCCAGGTGGGGACGTTGATCCGATCCCCACTGGCTCAAACCCTACCTCCACGCCGCCTCCAAATTCCACTGCTATGGCTTCTTCCCAGAGGAACGGCTCCACGACCCAGCCAAATCCAGTTCGACGCGGTGGCAGCAATGGTGGAAATAATGGAGGTGGCAGCCGTGGAAATGGTAGCAATGGCGGCCGCAGAGCTGCCAATAGTAGTGGAGGTGATGGGAGAAGCGGCAGTGGCGGTGATGACAACTGGAATGAGGGGAGCCTTGGTACTGGCAGCGGTTGTAACAGCAGCAATAGCAATGGTTCCAGCAACTTGAGTGATAATGTCCCTGGTGGCGGCGATGGTGGGAGTGGCAATGAAAGCAGCAGAAATGCTCCTGGTAATAGCCACTGGAACAACAACATACGAGGTGTTGGTGTTAGCAGCAGTAATGGTACCGGTAGTGGTGATGGAAACAATAGAAATAGTGGTGGCAGCAGCAACCACTGGAACAATAATCCCCGAAACAGTAGTGGCAGTAGCAATGGCTCTGGAGGTCGCGGTGGTTACCGGGGTCGCCGTGACCATGAGAGAGGAG CTGATGTGCAACCTTATCCTGTCTATCTCCCACCAATAGAACAGTTTCAGAACATGCATCTTGTCCGGCCGCCCATGCAGCCtgcatgggctcctcctcaggaTCAGCCAAATCTCCAAGATGATATTAGGAATCAGATAGAGTTCTATTTTAG CACAAATAACCTATGCCATGACACATTCTTGAGGAGACATATGAATGATCAAGGATGGGTACCTATTGACCTAATCTTGGGGTTCAACCGG ATGAGGGCATTTACAGGCTTGGTAGACACCAACTATATACTAGATGCTATTTGTGATTCTGAGCTATTGGAAGTGCAG GGAAATAATGTCCGAAGGCGCAATGACTGGGTGGAGTGGTTACTTCATTAA
- the LOC112882049 gene encoding la-related protein 1B-like isoform X1, whose amino-acid sequence MSPAAGGAAPAQSTVGAAAAAATPAIAAPPETTRAAPRRDPPGQPEGADPANAAARKTVWNVPAPPPASAAAAAGATPGGGGGIIGGDASWPALAESARAWPKSASSDSLKSLSDGSGPSQQEDSSASSVPLPHPGGDVDPIPTGSNPTSTPPPNSTAMASSQRNGSTTQPNPVRRGGSNGGNNGGGSRGNGSNGGRRAANSSGGDGRSGSGGDDNWNEGSLGTGSGCNSSNSNGSSNLSDNVPGGGDGGSGNESSRNAPGNSHWNNNIRGVGVSSSNGTGSGDGNNRNSGGSSNHWNNNPRNSSGSSNGSGGRGGYRGRRDHERGGNFSPRNFPRVPVMPYQQQQQQQQQPPGVYQTGAFHRPPPPHASHFIVPQHFYVPPFAYSADVQPYPVYLPPIEQFQNMHLVRPPMQPAWAPPQDQPNLQDDIRNQIEFYFSTNNLCHDTFLRRHMNDQGWVPIDLILGFNRMRAFTGLVDTNYILDAICDSELLEVQGNNVRRRNDWVEWLLH is encoded by the exons ATGTCGCCGGCAGCTGgtggcgccgcgcccgcgcaatcgacggtgggggcggcggcggccgccgccacgccggcgATCGCGGCGCCGCCGGAGACCACCCGCGCGGCGCCCCGCCGGGATCCGCCGGGCCAGCCGGAGGGGGCCGATCCCGCCaatgcggcggcgaggaagacggTGTGGAACGTgccggcgccgccccccgcctcggcggcggctgcggcgggggcgacccccggcggcggcggcggcatcatCGGCGGGGACGCCTCGTGGCCGGCGCTCGCGGAgtcggcgcgcgcgtggcccaAGTCGGCCTCGTCCGACTCCCTCAAGTCCCTCTCCGATGGCTCCGGCCCGTCACAGCAG GAGGATTCCAGCGCTTCATCGGTGCCCCTACCTCATCCAGGTGGGGACGTTGATCCGATCCCCACTGGCTCAAACCCTACCTCCACGCCGCCTCCAAATTCCACTGCTATGGCTTCTTCCCAGAGGAACGGCTCCACGACCCAGCCAAATCCAGTTCGACGCGGTGGCAGCAATGGTGGAAATAATGGAGGTGGCAGCCGTGGAAATGGTAGCAATGGCGGCCGCAGAGCTGCCAATAGTAGTGGAGGTGATGGGAGAAGCGGCAGTGGCGGTGATGACAACTGGAATGAGGGGAGCCTTGGTACTGGCAGCGGTTGTAACAGCAGCAATAGCAATGGTTCCAGCAACTTGAGTGATAATGTCCCTGGTGGCGGCGATGGTGGGAGTGGCAATGAAAGCAGCAGAAATGCTCCTGGTAATAGCCACTGGAACAACAACATACGAGGTGTTGGTGTTAGCAGCAGTAATGGTACCGGTAGTGGTGATGGAAACAATAGAAATAGTGGTGGCAGCAGCAACCACTGGAACAATAATCCCCGAAACAGTAGTGGCAGTAGCAATGGCTCTGGAGGTCGCGGTGGTTACCGGGGTCGCCGTGACCATGAGAGAGGAGGTAATTTCTCCCCTAGGAACTTCCCTAGAGTTCCAGTAATGCCAtatcaacagcagcagcagcagcagcagcagccaccTGGTGTCTACCAGACTGGGGCCTTTCACCGGCCTCCGCCGCCACATGCATCCCATTTCATTGTGCCACAGCATTTTTATGTGCCGCCATTTGCCTACTCTG CTGATGTGCAACCTTATCCTGTCTATCTCCCACCAATAGAACAGTTTCAGAACATGCATCTTGTCCGGCCGCCCATGCAGCCtgcatgggctcctcctcaggaTCAGCCAAATCTCCAAGATGATATTAGGAATCAGATAGAGTTCTATTTTAG CACAAATAACCTATGCCATGACACATTCTTGAGGAGACATATGAATGATCAAGGATGGGTACCTATTGACCTAATCTTGGGGTTCAACCGG ATGAGGGCATTTACAGGCTTGGTAGACACCAACTATATACTAGATGCTATTTGTGATTCTGAGCTATTGGAAGTGCAG GGAAATAATGTCCGAAGGCGCAATGACTGGGTGGAGTGGTTACTTCATTAA